A window of the Thalassoglobus sp. JC818 genome harbors these coding sequences:
- a CDS encoding protein kinase, with protein MSSDSQNPKPRISGWINSDLESLGKYDITRCLGVGGMGTVFLATDRELNRTVALKVLSKERAENAILVRRFKSEGQAAALLSHPNMVGVYEAGEADGFFYLALEYVDGIDVHNLLRKRLVIPVKRSLEIVKQVAAALQVAHEKRLVHRDIKPANIMIARDGTVKLTDLGLARSLDNTLDTSITRDGTTVGTIDYMSPEQAADSKKTDIRSDLYSLGCTWYHMLTGHAPFPNGDLTNKLAAHAKAPPPDPRDENPEVPEAVVAVIHRLMAKQPGERYQTPKQLLDDLNSTTLLMSQDSENLLAVLMEDDFEGDDESGSFVVQAEDQAELLKRKPTQTPSPTTVQRVRKERPESTEPDGSDSVAIPVPDSEEIRPPARRSNEQSKSKRSDSKPKTPSRSRPSSSSQKTTPKTAPEKKSSRTKPTAKETQPGTRNSHPRQKSKSSRPSPKPKTKVLPPRKTPLTDTPDQEPQKSSKKTKVAINWVQIGAIAGGVLALLILIFIIVKSLDNTGEVPQTNPYGDNYESPLPPKNGSASSPSDSEPPELTSVETKAPSETEPASELDNDDVPTILAETEESKPRRFLPEWMNPNWKVPTLNRQATVSVRPGAHVTAESAPSLNKALQNLSRSMTTIDVSSVRRETLRPQQVTVPQTLQITSSREPPIFVIHKDSESNPEHATKSWIQFSEGAVQIHGAHFFVCNSDASTPLSLFELEGCELTFTECRFTIVGDGSVQLVAASSKAKRLNKVVFENCMVSGEQVSATGSIQSALSFSARNSVFLSESGSMWSSAANGSTNSTPDLTVVLSNCLAATGGTLFDLTGVKEAANQPSFAIRIGVERSRLENLGPSSATLLDVKNWSGPSTWDIAELNQNGIDFFVTNSVLGDLNLKSSSNSASSQQATPIGWDEINAPQIINEDVSASNTACLHDVSLESVTISELVQCGLCSNTQSDPRNPTIGPFAGKIPVLASEAVDRELAILRMAALASKASDPNTKTVTFDLNGNRKLQGFLDSGDCPNGSTVLLSGSGLIQVPPIALINRQLTLQFQSTSGTPLQLEPAPGDNSEPMFHIHGGLISIVEGVFSIPRTRGTEVSAQFAMLSNGAKLEIVRTHLQTRMQSNTSIPTIIITDDSESLNQSSPALTIRDSMISGSGPIVETRGNSTPIAVRNSILFSASDLFELGSTSTPADLLIDQCTLSAARALVRVPTEDSTQRWTVLMTDCIVAPPISPATERALLAGTSQTELKDQLNWYELRTAHATVPRTLIEATPPLTGKLDTEWAKFWSSQNVIDVIEGPQAVLFREVSPSETKLSPASFHLMPDSLAARWGEDGTAIGASADSVGPPKPVSETKPERKGPEPVTLPPARF; from the coding sequence ATGTCTTCCGACTCCCAGAACCCTAAACCCCGCATCAGCGGCTGGATCAATTCTGATCTAGAATCTCTGGGAAAGTATGACATCACCCGATGCCTCGGCGTCGGAGGTATGGGAACCGTTTTCCTCGCCACGGATCGAGAACTGAACCGAACGGTCGCGCTCAAAGTCTTGTCGAAAGAACGGGCTGAGAACGCGATCCTCGTTCGCCGGTTTAAGTCCGAAGGACAAGCTGCGGCTCTCTTATCTCACCCCAATATGGTGGGTGTCTACGAAGCTGGCGAAGCAGATGGTTTTTTCTATCTCGCACTTGAATACGTGGACGGAATCGACGTCCACAACCTGCTTCGCAAGCGACTTGTCATCCCGGTCAAGCGTAGCCTGGAAATTGTGAAGCAAGTTGCTGCCGCTCTTCAGGTCGCCCACGAAAAGCGACTCGTCCATCGCGACATCAAACCGGCAAACATCATGATTGCCCGCGATGGAACGGTGAAACTGACCGACCTCGGCCTCGCCCGCTCACTCGACAATACTCTCGACACATCGATCACGCGTGACGGAACAACGGTCGGGACAATCGATTACATGTCCCCCGAACAGGCTGCAGATAGTAAGAAGACCGACATTCGCAGCGATCTCTATTCGCTGGGCTGTACGTGGTATCACATGCTGACCGGGCACGCTCCGTTTCCGAACGGAGACTTGACCAACAAACTAGCCGCGCATGCTAAAGCTCCTCCTCCCGACCCGCGCGATGAAAATCCTGAAGTCCCGGAAGCTGTCGTTGCTGTCATTCATCGATTGATGGCCAAACAGCCCGGCGAACGTTATCAAACTCCCAAACAACTTCTCGACGACCTGAACAGCACGACGCTGCTCATGTCACAGGACTCCGAGAATCTTCTCGCGGTCCTGATGGAAGATGATTTCGAAGGTGACGACGAGTCCGGATCGTTTGTCGTCCAGGCTGAGGACCAAGCGGAACTGCTGAAGCGAAAACCAACGCAAACGCCCTCGCCAACAACTGTTCAGCGAGTTCGCAAAGAACGCCCCGAATCAACCGAACCGGACGGGTCTGACTCAGTCGCGATTCCAGTCCCCGATTCCGAAGAAATTCGCCCGCCCGCGCGTCGATCGAACGAGCAGTCGAAGTCAAAACGGTCCGACTCAAAACCGAAGACTCCTTCGCGATCTCGACCTTCGTCATCAAGCCAGAAGACGACACCGAAAACAGCACCCGAAAAGAAGTCGTCTCGTACGAAACCGACAGCGAAAGAGACTCAACCGGGAACCAGGAACTCTCATCCACGGCAGAAGTCAAAGAGTTCCAGGCCATCGCCCAAACCGAAAACAAAAGTACTGCCACCCAGAAAGACACCGCTAACCGATACTCCTGATCAAGAGCCCCAGAAGAGTTCGAAGAAAACCAAAGTGGCCATTAACTGGGTACAGATTGGTGCCATCGCAGGCGGCGTGCTGGCACTTTTGATTTTGATCTTCATCATCGTCAAGTCACTCGACAACACCGGAGAGGTTCCGCAAACCAATCCGTATGGGGATAACTACGAATCCCCACTGCCGCCTAAAAATGGCTCGGCATCATCTCCGTCGGATTCTGAACCGCCGGAGTTAACTTCCGTCGAGACTAAAGCTCCTTCGGAAACCGAACCAGCTTCCGAGTTGGACAACGACGACGTTCCAACCATCTTAGCCGAAACGGAAGAGTCCAAGCCCCGAAGATTTCTCCCGGAGTGGATGAACCCTAATTGGAAAGTGCCGACATTGAACCGTCAGGCGACAGTCTCTGTTCGTCCTGGTGCACACGTGACCGCAGAGTCTGCCCCGAGCCTGAACAAGGCATTGCAAAACCTTTCTCGATCAATGACGACGATCGACGTCTCTTCAGTCCGACGGGAAACTTTACGACCTCAACAAGTCACCGTTCCGCAAACACTTCAAATCACATCCAGTCGTGAGCCTCCCATCTTCGTCATCCATAAGGATTCAGAATCGAATCCCGAACATGCGACAAAGAGTTGGATCCAGTTTTCAGAAGGCGCCGTGCAGATACACGGCGCCCATTTTTTTGTCTGCAACTCGGATGCATCGACTCCACTGTCCCTCTTCGAACTCGAAGGCTGTGAACTCACATTTACCGAGTGTCGCTTCACGATTGTTGGTGACGGATCAGTTCAACTGGTGGCCGCTTCTTCAAAAGCCAAACGTCTCAACAAAGTCGTCTTCGAAAATTGCATGGTCAGCGGGGAGCAAGTCAGTGCGACCGGTTCGATTCAATCTGCCCTCAGCTTCAGTGCCCGGAATTCGGTCTTCCTCAGTGAGTCAGGATCCATGTGGTCTTCTGCTGCCAATGGCTCCACGAATTCTACGCCTGATCTCACAGTCGTTCTCTCGAATTGTCTGGCTGCCACGGGAGGAACACTGTTTGATCTGACCGGAGTCAAAGAAGCTGCCAATCAGCCCTCGTTTGCAATTCGTATCGGAGTTGAACGTTCTCGGCTGGAAAACCTCGGCCCGAGCTCAGCCACGCTTCTCGACGTCAAAAACTGGTCCGGTCCATCAACGTGGGACATCGCAGAACTCAATCAAAATGGCATCGACTTCTTTGTCACCAATTCCGTCTTGGGAGACTTGAATCTCAAGAGTTCTTCGAATTCTGCATCGAGTCAGCAGGCAACACCCATCGGCTGGGACGAGATCAATGCTCCGCAGATCATCAATGAGGACGTCAGCGCATCGAACACAGCCTGCCTGCACGACGTATCGTTGGAATCGGTGACGATTTCAGAATTGGTTCAATGCGGATTGTGTTCCAACACTCAATCCGATCCGCGGAATCCAACAATCGGACCGTTTGCGGGCAAGATTCCAGTTCTTGCTTCCGAAGCGGTCGACAGAGAACTTGCCATCCTTCGCATGGCAGCTCTTGCTTCGAAAGCATCCGACCCGAATACGAAGACTGTGACGTTTGACCTCAATGGGAACCGCAAGTTACAGGGCTTCCTCGACAGCGGCGATTGCCCAAATGGTTCAACGGTTCTGCTGAGTGGATCAGGCTTGATTCAGGTCCCGCCGATCGCGCTCATCAACAGACAACTGACGCTTCAGTTTCAATCGACCTCCGGAACTCCCCTGCAATTGGAGCCCGCGCCGGGTGACAACTCGGAACCGATGTTCCACATTCACGGAGGGCTGATCTCAATTGTGGAGGGAGTTTTTTCGATCCCTCGAACTCGCGGAACGGAAGTTTCAGCACAGTTTGCGATGCTCTCAAATGGAGCGAAACTGGAAATCGTCCGGACGCACCTTCAGACCAGAATGCAGTCGAACACCTCCATACCCACGATCATCATCACTGACGACTCGGAGAGCCTCAACCAGTCTTCACCAGCCCTGACGATCCGCGATTCGATGATATCTGGCTCCGGGCCGATCGTTGAAACACGGGGAAACAGCACTCCGATCGCTGTACGAAACTCCATCCTATTCAGTGCGAGCGATCTGTTCGAACTCGGCTCAACTTCAACTCCAGCAGACTTGTTGATCGATCAGTGCACCTTGAGTGCGGCGCGTGCCTTGGTTCGAGTTCCAACTGAGGATTCGACGCAACGGTGGACTGTATTGATGACTGACTGCATCGTTGCGCCTCCAATTTCGCCGGCGACTGAACGTGCCCTCCTCGCAGGGACATCGCAAACAGAACTCAAGGATCAGTTGAACTGGTACGAACTGCGAACAGCCCATGCCACGGTTCCAAGAACTCTTATCGAAGCGACTCCTCCGCTGACCGGGAAGCTCGACACCGAATGGGCGAAGTTCTGGAGCTCGCAAAATGTGATCGACGTTATTGAAGGTCCCCAAGCTGTGCTGTTCCGAGAAGTCAGTCCATCGGAAACGAAACTGAGCCCTGCAAGTTTTCACCTGATGCCCGACAGCCTCGCTGCCCGATGGGGTGAGGATGGAACAGCAATCGGTGCTTCCGCCGATTCAGTTGGGCCGCCAAAGCCTGTTTCTGAAACGAAACCTGAGCGCAAAGGGCCAGAGCCGGTCACGCTTCCGCCAGCTCGGTTTTAA
- a CDS encoding VIT1/CCC1 transporter family protein has translation MARPPAHDSTVPEILAAAHHPRHIRNRLSLQKNPSYLKDFIYGAIDGAVTTFAVVSGVAGAGLTSSIVLILGVANLIGDGFSMAAGNFLGTQAELEQMSKLRQMEQQHINEVPDGEREEIRQIFREKGFEGELLDRVVEVITADDHRWIETMLQEEHGVSLTPTSPWRAATTTFVAFLFVGAIPLIPFVFSFGGSNLIETPFLASTVLTGLAFFSVGAFKSWFVEQHWLRAGLETLLVGGLAAGLAYLCGLALGGLK, from the coding sequence ATGGCCCGACCACCGGCACATGATTCCACAGTCCCGGAGATCCTCGCTGCGGCACACCACCCCCGGCACATCCGCAATCGACTTAGCCTTCAGAAGAACCCTTCCTATCTCAAAGACTTCATCTATGGAGCCATCGACGGTGCGGTGACCACATTCGCAGTCGTTTCAGGTGTCGCCGGCGCCGGACTGACCTCAAGCATTGTCTTGATTCTGGGCGTCGCCAATCTCATTGGAGACGGATTCAGCATGGCGGCCGGAAATTTCCTCGGCACTCAAGCAGAACTCGAACAGATGTCCAAACTTCGGCAGATGGAACAGCAACACATCAACGAAGTGCCGGATGGAGAGCGTGAAGAGATTCGCCAGATTTTCCGCGAGAAGGGATTCGAAGGAGAACTGCTCGACCGCGTCGTCGAAGTCATTACTGCGGATGACCATCGATGGATTGAGACCATGCTTCAAGAAGAACACGGAGTCTCTCTGACTCCTACATCTCCCTGGCGAGCGGCCACGACAACGTTTGTCGCTTTTCTTTTTGTGGGTGCAATCCCGCTGATCCCATTCGTGTTCTCGTTTGGAGGCAGCAACCTCATCGAAACGCCATTTCTGGCAAGCACCGTACTGACAGGGTTGGCGTTTTTCTCCGTCGGCGCATTCAAGTCGTGGTTCGTCGAACAGCACTGGTTGCGAGCGGGACTGGAAACGTTGCTCGTAGGAGGGCTAGCAGCAGGGTTGGCTTACCTCTGCGGACTGGCACTCGGAGGTTTGAAGTGA
- a CDS encoding ArsC family (seleno)protein — MASKVDWYYRRSGCTTCKKMDAFLEEHSIVPKETSSANKERRGPEAAFELVETVSKVIAARGKSVVEFKTKGADEELLKKHLLGPTGNLRSPIVRKGKTLYVGFNNEAFAESLVK; from the coding sequence ATGGCGAGCAAAGTTGACTGGTACTACCGTCGTTCGGGCTGCACAACGTGCAAGAAGATGGATGCCTTCCTCGAAGAGCATTCCATCGTTCCGAAAGAAACGTCGAGCGCCAACAAGGAACGACGCGGTCCCGAAGCAGCTTTTGAACTCGTCGAGACCGTCTCGAAAGTGATCGCGGCTCGCGGCAAGTCGGTCGTCGAATTTAAAACGAAAGGTGCGGACGAGGAGCTGCTGAAGAAGCACTTGCTCGGTCCCACTGGAAATTTGAGATCGCCGATTGTCCGCAAGGGCAAGACCTTGTACGTCGGGTTCAATAACGAGGCATTTGCAGAGTCCTTGGTGAAGTGA
- a CDS encoding MATE family efflux transporter: MSGSNDSALRDVMDTETVNSDGAAAPAGSLRELLYVAFPLIISAGSLSLMNAVDRAFLAVLDIDALAASMPASMMLWTSLSLPLGIAGYTNAFVAQYEGAQRKDRVASSIWQGLLVATLGAAFILPFVIFSKEVFAFMEHESRVQVLEVEYFCYVAPSALPMLAATVLSSFFAARKETLAVMYVNVGTSILNGVLDYLLIFGVAGFPALGIRGAAVGTVIAQVVAVVVFSVLLIRTARRESYPFGETFGFDPPLLRRMLFYGFPNGIQMVLDVGAFTAFLALVGRLGTLEQAATNLAFTLNSLAFVPMLGMGTAVLTLVGRRVGEQRPELATRTVWGAMAISGLYMIGFAGIYLTIPETILSPFMHSQERDMFAEIEPIVIQLLRFVAVYTLFDAMAIVFGSAIRGAGETRFSMIYTVTMSWLLMVLPTLWIVQTSQSLYSCWIAATVFIIVLGIGFLVRFLQGKWKTMKVIEHQEEYTLP; the protein is encoded by the coding sequence GTGTCTGGGTCCAATGATTCAGCACTTCGCGATGTTATGGACACAGAGACCGTGAATAGTGACGGTGCTGCCGCGCCTGCAGGGTCTCTGCGGGAGCTACTTTACGTTGCATTTCCTCTCATCATCAGCGCAGGTTCGCTGTCGTTGATGAATGCGGTCGATCGTGCTTTTCTGGCAGTTCTCGATATCGATGCACTCGCTGCCTCCATGCCCGCTTCGATGATGCTGTGGACGTCTCTCAGTCTCCCGCTGGGGATTGCTGGATATACAAATGCTTTCGTCGCTCAGTACGAAGGGGCGCAACGAAAGGATCGAGTCGCTTCTTCGATCTGGCAGGGACTTCTGGTCGCGACCTTGGGCGCGGCATTCATTCTGCCGTTTGTGATCTTCTCGAAAGAAGTGTTTGCGTTCATGGAGCACGAGTCGAGGGTGCAGGTTCTCGAAGTGGAATACTTCTGCTATGTCGCCCCATCCGCTCTTCCAATGCTTGCTGCGACCGTCCTCTCGTCATTCTTCGCAGCCCGGAAAGAGACGCTCGCTGTCATGTATGTGAACGTCGGGACTTCGATTCTTAACGGAGTTCTCGACTACCTGTTGATATTCGGAGTTGCGGGATTTCCGGCACTCGGAATTCGAGGAGCAGCAGTGGGAACGGTCATCGCTCAGGTCGTAGCTGTGGTCGTTTTCTCTGTTCTGCTCATTCGGACAGCCAGGCGAGAATCGTATCCGTTCGGCGAAACGTTCGGCTTCGATCCCCCTCTCTTACGACGAATGCTGTTCTACGGGTTTCCGAACGGCATCCAAATGGTGCTCGATGTCGGAGCATTCACAGCTTTTTTAGCACTGGTTGGTCGACTCGGCACACTCGAACAGGCAGCGACCAATCTGGCTTTCACGCTGAACTCTCTCGCGTTCGTGCCGATGCTTGGGATGGGGACGGCAGTGTTGACTCTGGTTGGGCGTCGCGTCGGCGAGCAGCGGCCCGAACTCGCGACGAGAACCGTCTGGGGCGCGATGGCGATTTCCGGCCTGTACATGATTGGCTTTGCAGGCATTTATCTGACCATCCCGGAAACGATCTTGTCTCCATTCATGCATAGTCAGGAACGCGACATGTTCGCCGAAATTGAACCGATCGTGATTCAATTGCTGCGGTTCGTCGCGGTCTACACACTCTTCGATGCCATGGCGATTGTGTTTGGCTCAGCCATTCGCGGCGCCGGTGAGACGCGTTTCTCAATGATCTATACGGTCACGATGAGCTGGCTGCTGATGGTCCTTCCGACGCTGTGGATCGTTCAAACCAGTCAGAGTTTGTATTCGTGCTGGATCGCCGCGACAGTTTTTATCATCGTTCTGGGAATTGGCTTTCTCGTCCGTTTTCTTCAGGGAAAGTGGAAAACGATGAAGGTGATCGAGCATCAGGAAGAGTACACGCTTCCGTAA
- a CDS encoding ABC transporter ATP-binding protein codes for MSLEIVNLKKSYREPGGGLLPVINVPHFQLAEGEQVALVGRSGGGKTTLLNIISGITRPDSGSVIVGGVNVTELSEPARDRFRAERIGIVFQTFHLLPAFSALENVLLGMAFAGKQSRAHAVELMERVGLKDRMHHRPMQLSVGEQQRVSVARALASRPRLMLADEPTASVDVANQKLILDLIRETCEEKKVTLMLVTHSEEVSSQFDRIEQLSNFNQIEVTA; via the coding sequence ATGTCGCTGGAAATCGTGAATCTGAAGAAGAGCTATCGCGAACCGGGAGGCGGCCTGCTTCCGGTGATCAACGTTCCTCATTTCCAACTGGCAGAAGGTGAGCAGGTTGCACTCGTCGGTCGCAGCGGGGGAGGGAAGACGACGCTGCTGAACATAATCTCTGGCATTACACGACCTGATTCGGGATCAGTCATCGTCGGTGGAGTGAATGTGACGGAACTCTCCGAACCAGCCCGAGACCGCTTCCGTGCTGAGCGGATCGGAATCGTCTTTCAAACATTTCACCTACTGCCGGCGTTCTCCGCACTGGAGAATGTCTTGCTTGGGATGGCTTTCGCGGGCAAGCAGAGTCGGGCCCATGCCGTCGAGTTGATGGAACGCGTTGGCCTGAAAGATCGAATGCATCACCGTCCGATGCAATTGTCGGTGGGCGAACAGCAACGCGTCTCGGTTGCCCGGGCCTTGGCGAGCCGACCTCGACTGATGTTGGCCGACGAACCGACTGCAAGTGTCGATGTCGCCAATCAGAAACTGATTTTGGATCTCATCCGTGAAACTTGTGAGGAAAAGAAAGTCACGTTGATGTTAGTCACTCACTCGGAAGAGGTGTCGAGCCAGTTCGATCGAATCGAACAACTCAGCAATTTCAATCAGATTGAGGTGACAGCATGA
- a CDS encoding ABC transporter permease codes for MNLITIALKSLKQRWVPSFLTALSVALGVALMVAVLILNNVITEMFQESGSGYDLVVGPKGSDLQLVLSTIYRMDRPIENLPWRFYEELKDYKTVEHAIPMNLGDTTEVGDFPIVGTTPQFLLLEYAPGKKFRIGNEEHGLRGTWDAVVGSQVAQRNGWSAGTKFKMIHAGQDDHVHDEEFTVRGVLAPTGTPNDRTVFVHIDGFFQMSDHSKPVREAIEREAKFFGETEDEVIQKHKSEIEEILKHENESPEEHAHHDHGPLPDIQKEVTSILLVMKGNELQRANATMSMQTMLKDGFQAQGANTVQVMARLMRNLVGNIRLALLYLTALIIIVSGIGIFVSIYNSMSDRRREIAVMRALGARRQTVFSLILVESLLLCLIGGIGGLILGHAIVFVAAPIIEARSGLLIDPRAFTTTEFIVIPILIVMATLIGILPGLTAYRTDVAEGLQNS; via the coding sequence ATGAATCTCATCACCATCGCACTGAAGAGCCTGAAACAGCGTTGGGTTCCGTCTTTTCTCACAGCCCTCAGCGTTGCACTGGGAGTCGCGTTGATGGTGGCAGTGTTGATCCTCAACAATGTCATCACGGAAATGTTTCAGGAATCTGGAAGCGGCTACGATCTGGTCGTCGGCCCCAAAGGGAGCGATCTGCAACTCGTGTTGAGCACGATTTATCGCATGGATCGCCCGATTGAGAATCTCCCGTGGAGGTTTTACGAAGAGCTGAAGGATTACAAAACGGTTGAACATGCAATCCCAATGAATTTGGGCGACACGACGGAAGTCGGCGATTTTCCGATCGTCGGGACGACTCCTCAGTTCTTACTGCTGGAATATGCTCCTGGGAAGAAGTTTCGCATCGGAAATGAAGAACATGGCCTGCGTGGAACATGGGATGCGGTAGTCGGGTCGCAAGTTGCCCAACGCAACGGATGGTCTGCCGGGACCAAGTTCAAGATGATTCATGCTGGGCAGGATGATCACGTTCATGACGAAGAGTTTACCGTCCGCGGAGTTCTCGCTCCGACGGGAACACCCAACGATCGCACGGTTTTCGTGCACATCGATGGGTTCTTCCAGATGTCGGATCACAGCAAACCGGTCCGGGAAGCCATCGAACGTGAAGCGAAGTTCTTCGGTGAAACAGAAGATGAAGTCATTCAAAAGCATAAGAGTGAAATTGAGGAGATTCTGAAGCACGAAAACGAATCCCCCGAAGAGCATGCACATCACGATCATGGTCCGCTCCCGGACATTCAGAAAGAGGTGACCAGCATCCTCCTCGTGATGAAGGGAAATGAGTTACAGCGAGCAAATGCCACAATGTCGATGCAAACGATGTTGAAAGATGGTTTTCAGGCTCAGGGTGCGAATACGGTGCAGGTTATGGCGCGGTTGATGCGCAACCTCGTCGGCAATATTCGCCTCGCGCTTCTCTATCTGACAGCCCTGATCATCATCGTTTCCGGCATCGGCATCTTTGTGAGCATTTACAATTCGATGTCCGATCGACGCCGTGAAATCGCGGTCATGCGAGCACTGGGTGCACGTCGGCAAACGGTCTTTTCGCTGATCCTCGTAGAGTCACTTCTGCTGTGTCTCATTGGAGGAATCGGCGGGCTGATTCTCGGTCACGCCATCGTTTTCGTTGCGGCACCCATCATCGAAGCTCGAAGCGGCTTGTTGATCGATCCACGTGCTTTCACGACAACGGAATTCATCGTGATTCCAATCTTGATTGTCATGGCAACGCTGATTGGAATTCTGCCCGGGTTAACTGCTTATCGAACCGATGTCGCAGAGGGGCTTCAGAACTCCTGA
- a CDS encoding alpha/beta hydrolase fold domain-containing protein, with protein sequence MKYRLFLLAILATFSSVVSAQDSETNQKPEPDRQQVYKTVDDVELSLHIFEPAPSDDPRPAIVFFFGGGWNGGSPSQFYTQCRHLADQGVVAISADYRVKSRNQSTPFQCVQDGKSAMRWVRSHAEELNIDPDRIAAGGGSAGGHVAAAVATVPELNEPGEDTSVSCVPNALVLFNPVYDNGPDGYGYERVKDRYLEISPLHNIRTGMPPAIVFLGTEDKLIPVSTAKAFQQAMEEVGSRSELMLFEGEPHGFFNQGRGNGENYEKTVAGMDEFLKSLGYIESE encoded by the coding sequence ATGAAGTACCGACTCTTTCTTCTCGCCATCCTGGCGACATTCAGTAGCGTCGTTTCGGCGCAGGATTCTGAAACGAATCAGAAACCGGAACCTGATCGCCAACAGGTTTACAAGACTGTAGACGACGTCGAGTTGTCACTCCACATCTTTGAGCCTGCACCGTCAGATGATCCGCGACCAGCGATCGTCTTTTTCTTTGGCGGTGGGTGGAACGGCGGTTCCCCGTCGCAGTTTTATACACAATGCCGCCATCTGGCTGACCAGGGAGTGGTCGCCATATCTGCGGACTATCGGGTGAAGAGTCGAAATCAATCGACACCGTTTCAATGTGTCCAGGACGGCAAATCGGCCATGCGATGGGTGCGGTCGCACGCTGAAGAGCTAAACATCGATCCCGACCGAATCGCCGCCGGTGGCGGGTCTGCCGGGGGACATGTTGCTGCGGCAGTGGCGACTGTTCCTGAACTCAATGAACCTGGTGAAGACACATCGGTCAGTTGTGTTCCGAACGCGTTGGTGTTGTTCAATCCCGTCTACGACAACGGTCCGGACGGCTATGGATACGAACGCGTTAAAGACCGTTACCTGGAAATTTCTCCCCTGCACAACATTCGAACAGGCATGCCGCCAGCGATCGTTTTTCTCGGGACAGAAGACAAATTGATTCCCGTTTCCACAGCGAAAGCGTTTCAGCAGGCAATGGAAGAGGTTGGGAGTCGCAGTGAGCTGATGCTCTTCGAAGGCGAACCGCACGGATTCTTCAATCAAGGCCGAGGAAACGGTGAAAACTATGAGAAGACCGTCGCTGGGATGGACGAGTTCTTGAAGTCGCTTGGCTATATTGAGTCGGAGTGA
- a CDS encoding phytoene/squalene synthase family protein, with amino-acid sequence MIPARRTELFIHLNSNQLETAYRHCERLARNSGSNFYCAFLSLPRPMFREMCVLYSFMRVTDNIGDDETLELDLRRQKLQEWRAQVHEAFETGTSSEPILSALTDVAARKQIPLERFLDVIDGVESDLVPRRFQTFDELEHYCYQVAGAVGLCCIGIWGYSGQDAEQFAIDCGTAFQLTNILRDLSEDSERGRLYLPIEDLEQFDYTPDDLVQQAQNRSFKQLMEFEVERAWSYYRKALPLLECVSPDGRRILQGFFGTYSELLHEIEHRNYDVFSERVRLSRWKKWSVAMRSLLSLPVKFTIPELQQPANSLSTSD; translated from the coding sequence GTGATTCCCGCACGCCGCACAGAATTGTTCATCCATTTGAATTCGAACCAACTCGAAACAGCCTATCGGCACTGTGAACGTTTGGCCCGCAACAGCGGAAGCAATTTCTACTGCGCGTTCCTCTCTCTGCCGCGGCCAATGTTTCGAGAAATGTGTGTGCTCTACTCGTTCATGCGCGTCACCGATAACATTGGTGACGACGAAACTCTCGAATTAGATCTCCGTCGTCAAAAGCTGCAAGAATGGAGAGCTCAAGTTCACGAGGCGTTCGAAACAGGCACCTCGAGTGAACCGATTCTTTCTGCTCTCACAGATGTCGCTGCACGAAAACAAATCCCCTTGGAGCGATTTCTCGACGTGATCGACGGAGTGGAATCGGACCTTGTTCCGCGACGTTTTCAAACATTCGACGAACTGGAGCACTATTGTTATCAGGTTGCCGGGGCGGTCGGGCTGTGCTGTATCGGGATTTGGGGATACAGCGGTCAAGATGCTGAACAGTTTGCCATCGATTGCGGGACGGCGTTTCAGCTCACTAACATTCTTCGCGACCTCTCCGAAGACTCCGAACGTGGTCGGCTTTATCTTCCAATCGAAGATCTGGAACAGTTTGACTATACGCCAGACGATTTAGTCCAGCAGGCGCAGAATCGTTCCTTCAAACAACTCATGGAATTTGAAGTTGAACGGGCTTGGAGCTATTACCGCAAGGCTCTTCCGCTTCTGGAATGTGTTTCTCCAGACGGACGACGCATTCTGCAGGGATTCTTCGGAACCTACAGCGAGTTGCTTCACGAGATCGAACACCGCAACTACGACGTTTTCTCCGAACGCGTTCGATTGAGTCGCTGGAAAAAATGGTCGGTTGCGATGCGATCTCTGCTCAGCTTGCCGGTGAAGTTTACGATCCCTGAGTTGCAGCAGCCTGCGAATTCACTTTCCACCAGCGATTAA